The Cryptomeria japonica chromosome 9, Sugi_1.0, whole genome shotgun sequence DNA segment caaggcTCATGTCCTAGGTGGCAAAGATGGATGGTCGAGATTTGATTTGAGAAGATGAAGAGCTGTAGATGGAGAAGTTGGAGAGAAAAGTGGATCATGTTTTTTTAAGGGGAAACAAGTGCTAtgttgaggatgaagaggaaaagggaATGCCAAGTGTCTCTCCAAGTTTGTTGAATCAGTTGAAGAtatttgagtaattaaatatttgaaaatatttaatttgtgagacacatgttgatgtggcatgaTAAGACAAGTTGGTTAGATGATGTGGAAATGATTTTAGGATAGGAAGAATAAATGccatgaatcatataaataaattaaaaaaattatttatagatAGAGGAATTAGACATTAGACATTAATGAAAtaacttgtatttaattaattttctcaaGCCAATTTTCAGTGTATACAAATTGTATTCAACTCAGGAGAATGCAAAACATAAAATGACTAAGAATTGCCATATCAGATCGATGGATGAGTAGATATAAGTCTTATCACCCAAGAGACTAAaaacacaaccaatgtgggataaagtgaaAAAGTCTCTAAATAAACTTCTAAATAAGCTTAACTAAGTGTGAAAAGAACTATTATGGAGAACTAGATAGCTAAAGAACCCTATTCGCACTAACACAAACAATTAAACAAGAAGTTTCCATATCTTAAAGCATTATTCTACCATTTCTATTTTACATATTGACAAATTATATTTAAACATTTATCATAAAATATCCATATCAAATTTctacctaattttttattttttaatttttaatctaaCTTCTAGAATTATTCCAaaacattattcaatttcaataaTTATGTGCATCTTACATCTAGAAGTAAGCGTTAATCATGAAGATAAAATATACACAAGAGGCTTCTTAAGTGGAAGCTCCTTTCATGCATATCTACTGAAAGAAAGCCAGTGTGAAGGGGGGAAATTCTCCTGGAATAAACTCTAGTCACAAAAGGCCAGAATGGCCATATATTTATACAGACCTTGAATTGCATGTAGATGTGGAGGGCACCAAGTGAACTGGTTTCATTTCACCATCAAGCCATTAAAATATTTCTGATCATGCCATGTTTCAAACATGCCACATATGGGAATTTCCAAGACTTAGAGATTAAAGATTTAACTATGACTTTAAACCAGAAGTATTCAAATTAAAATATACCAGATTACTTTTAAGTCACTGCACGTGAAATGATCTCAGTTGGAGATTAGTTTCCCCATTAAAGAATCAACCAAATAGAAAAATCCAAATGGCTTGTGAAAAAAATGAAGCAAGATTCCCGTGAATTGAAGTATTTCAGTGCTGTTTCCTCTGATGTTTTTATAATGCCCATCAACACCACAAAGTAAGGAAATTAGAATTTTCTAATGGAAAACAAATAAGACCAGGACAATGTCCGCTCTGGTCACTGTTGACCTGAGAAAGTTAATGTTTGAATAAATAATGGTCAATGCTTTGTAAGCTATATATGGATCAGCTATGCAGAAAGAATCAACCAGAACTTGTGCCTGCAAAGACTGCATAAGTAGTTTCGAGACATTCAAGACAAACACAGAAAATCTTTAGAGCTTAAAGATTGTTTGGGGAAGAGGGACCTACGTAAAGAACAGTATACATCTCTTTACTTTCAATCAGAAAGAAGTCATTTCAATATGAATGGGAGCACAGGATCTGATTTGATGTTTCCCTTTAAGATGGGTCCATTCCATCTATCTCACAGGTGCGTTCTACTTTCTTATGGAACTCATCTATCCCTGCTTCTCATCCCATCCTTATAATCAGATCACCCAGTAGAGAGGGTTCCGGCTATTCCTGTGTGTTATGCATATTTGTATGTTTTTATGACACCATTTTGTATGGAGAATAACAGCATACCTAAAGAAGTGAATCTAAATCGTATAGATTTAGGGTTTCATAATTTTATGTAATCTTTGTATTAGTAAATCACTTCTGGGTTATCTGATTTCATGAGTCTTTAGCAGATGGGTTTTATAGTATTAATCTATTTCTTTTTTTTGAGTTCTAAGCCTCAAAATTTCCAGTCTTCTGGAAGTTTCGTGAGTGAGTCTTTAGGAGATGGGTTTTATAGCATTAatctatttatttttttggtttaaaaACTATTATAGTCTGTAGAAACAGAAGTGTCTATTTTGGTTTCAAGATTGTTTGTGTTAGTTGcgcgttttacactgtcgattttgcaataaacagctgcgattgactaacacgtcgctatcacatTGTACGAAAGATtcgttttgaaaccagaataaccacaacatataaaaacatcataaaaacatcatatttctGTATTAATGTCCTGTTCCATTGTGCAGAGTTGTACTGGCTCCAATGACAAGGTGCAGAGCATTGAATACCATACCTCAACCTGCCCATGTTACATATTATTCACAAAGAACTACACCGGGTGGGCTTCTAATCACGGAGGCTGTTTCTGTTGGAGACCGAGGATTTGGGTAAATATAATCTTATTCTTATAATATATGTAGAGTTTCATACCTGTGGTTATTTTTTACACAAAATGGTATCCAGAGAAAAGTTCAAATCTGTataacataatttatttattttggtgcTTTAACAACAATGTGAAAACTGTATGAATTGCTCTCTTTTATGTAGAGAATGGCAGTGTCCAAGTTTCATCGTCAGAATGTACTAAACACAGGCTGTgcataattgtttttttttttcggGATATTCAGATACAACTGTATAAAGGGTTTCGTATTTTACCACTAATAATCACTGATATTTTATATGATTAGACTCTGAAACCAAGAAACAGACTGGAACAGGTTATTGACAAACAATAATGATATCAATAtgcaatatttcatattttttcaGGTTTCCTCATTCACCGGGAATTTTTACCGACGAACAAATCCATGCCTGGAAAGCTGTAGTCGACGCCGTCCACGCCAGAGGTGGCATAATTTTCTGCCAAATCTGGCACGTCGGCCGTGCCTCGCATAAAGGTATAAATCtataaattatttttctccaaACTATAATCATAATATTTAACAAATTCCATACTGAACATCGAATTACTTCACTTCACAATAATCATCGCTGCTTTTTTAACTTCTTGAGTTTTTTCTGCCTAATGCTGAAATCTAATCTTGCAGTTTATCAACCAAATGGAGATTCACCAGTTTCATCGACCAGCAGAAAAATCTCAGATGACTGGAAAATTCAAATGCTTGGCGGAACACTAGAGAATTATTCAACTCCAAGGGCGCTTGCGACCTCCGAAATTAAAGTCATCGTCCAACAGTTCCGGGAGGCAGCCAGAAACGCCATGATTGCAGGTCAGATTATAAGATTAACTCTACTTTTTTTTGAGTTGATTTTTAAGATTAGAGTTACTTAATATTCAGTTATCTAGGTGATGTGTAAAGTGATATTCATCATCGCAATGCATTGTGATATTTATGGTTGGATGTTATATAATTAAAGTTTTGATTTCTCATTTATGAGGATGTATCGTATTCATTATATAATTGCGTCAAATGATGAGAAGTCTTCATTGATGAGAAGTCAAAACCTCAGTTATATAGCATCCAGCCATCCATACTATGGTGTATCCTAATAGCTCTATAGTTATTTACATTCGTAAAAGTTGGTAGACGcacttcaaaaattttaagagcttTAATTGGAGATGATCTAgtatattttgtaataaagaaatttAAAGAAAGCTTGTAGTCACATGATAAAAAAATTTAGCAACAATAACCACCAAGCCTACAATTATATAGTTAAATTTTATACAATAAAATCTAAAATCGATTAACTTCCTAGACATAATGTAAATACAATAATTAGAACCAATTTTTACCACTATTCATAAAATATAACTTAGATTACTTAAAAATTACATAATCATCACATAATATATTTACTGATTAGATCATTACACAtgatttaataattataaaatttttatttattttttatatttttctctcaACACTGCATAAAAGTCATCTAAGTTTCGAAGATTTAACGTGTACTGACTTCAGACATGTGAAAACACAATTTCTTTTACTTCAGGACCActtcatttatatatatttaaatggaAAATAAAAAATGTATTAACTGCAGATATGTCAAAATCTAACAACGCGTTTATTCATATAATTTAAGTTCttattaataaaaaacatttgTTGTTGAtacattttaaaaattttgatgataaagtcCAGCTAAGACTAGGTCAGAAATACAAGAATAAGTTAAAGTCCAATAAAGGCTATGAAGCCCGTATAGCATTCTATATTTCATTGATCATAACTGAATTATACCGCATGTTTTGTGCTGCTGCTTGACTCCATCTTTAAATGTTATAAAAATTCCAATCCAGCGGTTCCACTTTGCTCTATTTCTTTAAAAATCTTTGTAAAGCATGAGTAGCCATCATGTTGCAATGGCTGCTCACATATTTAATAGAAAATTTAATCTAGTCTTCATTGAGTTACAATAAACTAAATTTAGATCCATTCCACGAGGAAagatatcatattttcattgtctGTTGCaaaatttaataaagattttgatagaaaattgtatgaatttttcagttttgcaatttttaattaaattaaagaatattaaaaaatataaatatagtaTAATTCTCTTAAGTTGTAAGAATAATAATAAAtagatatattttataatattttatcataAGTTTAATCATATAATTTTTAGTCAATTTTGGTTCTTCTGTCTTACTATTACTTTAATTCAAGTATATTTAATCATGGAATTTTTCTAAGATCAAGTTCACTTGATTTATATTATTCTATTGGTAGAAACTCCATTATTAAATTTATTGGAGTTGGAATAGTATTGTGACTAATGACTTCTAAGAAAGTCCTTTACTTCATTCTTAAGAGTATCATCTAGATGCAATTGGTGTTAGGTGGATCATTTATATTCATAAGATATGGTATCTTGTGAATCACTATTAATAACAcaagtcaatgagtttgactccaAAATTATGCATATAAACCAATATTCATAATGTATAGGTCAACAAATTTGACCCAAAAACTATATTATTGAATCGTTATGATACATCATACAAGATTGTATGTCATAACCTAACCctattaatttcatataaaaatcaAGAATCCATTAAAAAATCCACCTCTATCCATCCATATCTCTGATTGTTAACCAATAATTCAATAAACACCACATAACTTACTACGAAAAGACTACCTACTTAATAATACTACCTTGTTTTAATTTTTCAAAGCTTACTATGAAAATTGACAGAACATGAATTTTACTCATgaaatttccacagtccataataATCAGTGTTCTCTCTTCTCCATAAGACTGATGTaatttttttgtcatcaacatttcaaatcaaacATTATGATATGCTCCATGACCGGATGgccgaatttttattttttttattgtttagaaACTAATCATCTGACAGGATTTTTCTCACAGGTTTCGACGGCGTCGAAATCCACGCAGGTCACGGCTATCTGATCGACCAGTTCATGAAAAACAAAATAAACGACAGAATGGACGAGTATGGCGGATCGATCGAAAACAGGTGCCGTTTTGCATTAGAAATACTTAGTGCAGTTACAGAAGAAATTGGTACGGAAAGAACAGCAATAAGAATATCTCCAGTAGTGGACCATCTGGACGCCTTAGACTCTGATCCAATGGCATTAGGGCTGTACCTAGCGGCCAAACTCAACCATTTCGGGCTCTGTTACATGCATCTTACGCAGCCCCGATACAATGCACGTAAAGTTAAAAAGGAGGACCTTCCGAGCTTCCATGACTGTCATTCTCTGATGAGAAACGCATACAAAGGCACGCTCATGAGCACTGGGGGTTATACCAGAGAATCTGGAATGGCTGCAATTCGAAATGGGGAAGCTGATCTGATATCTTATGGTCGTTTGTTTATTTCCAATCCTGATCTTCCTTGGAGATTCAGGCTTGGAGCTGTGAAACTCAATAAGTATGATAGGGCTACTTTTTATACTCATGATCAGGTTGTTGGGTACACTGATTATCCTTTTCTCTATCTGGAAGATGATAAGCGAGGTAGGCAAAGATCAAAGATGATAAGCAATGAGGGCTCCTTGTGCTTGAGATCTGCTCTGTGATATGTATTGTAACGTTTTTTCCTCAAGTAAATCAATTTTGAATGCCATTGTGTTTGTTAAATGTGATTGTGTGTGTACATTGAACTTGTGAGAATGTGTCATTGGATTTCataactgatggaaagaatttataGGAAATGAGAATCCCAATAACAAAAGCAATCATCATGGGCGATCTTACATCTACTTTGAACTTGTATGCCATGTCATTAGAAACTAGGAAATATTATTTGTTAAGAATGTAAGTCAATCAAATTAATAATATTGAGATTACATTAAATAGTCTTAATATGATTAAATTCATGAAAGTTGATGAAATAGAAAGGTTTAGAAATGGTGCTAAAAGGTCCCTAGTGAATTTAGATGTTCCTTGAGGTATATTTTGGGAACGGGTGAGGTCAGTCGTACCAATGGTTCAAAGATGTCTCAAGCTTGTGCATGGATAAGTAGTGATTTTGATAAGTTTTctaaaatcttttaaaaattttGTGGCAACTTTTTGTATGATTCTTACACTTCTTTTCAATTCTCATAAGTCAATAATCACAAAAAAGAATTTAATATACAAAGACAAAACCAATATTAAAGATAAAGGATAAGCTTAGAAAAgatataaagaaaacacaaaactaGAATAATAATTGTCCAAATATTAGATCTAAGGTGCTATATGTGATGTGGATGCATATAGAATGCTTTGGGTGAAATTTCAGAACTATGTGAAAGGTCCTTTGACAAAGGGGTGAGGATAGTCTCATAAGGTATGGATGTACCCTAGAGGGCATGTTTAAAAATTGCTCAAATTGAACTAACATTTTTAATGAAGATTTTTTGAGTCATTTAATGACTTTTTTCTCTTTTATCGCTGCATTAAAATATGCATGGAAAAAACTATAAAGTGAACATACCGAATCGCATGCCTTAGCCACCCCCTTGGGGGTAATTACAACAAAATCCACAAAGAAATAGAAAAATGGATGTATGCAAACATAGGATAAGGTCTACAAGTGGCAACAATGGTGAACAAACTAAAACAATAGAGTCAAAAGATAATTCCTAAGTGGTATGTGCAATGATGGACAAGGAATAGGAGATAAACAAGTATGATCAAAGCAAATTTAGATAAACATTTGATGGCTAGATAATGACAAAATGAGATACTAACTAGCATGCATACGAATTTGGGAATGAAAATGGCAATTCTAAGGGTTTGGGATAGCTAGAAAATGGATGAGAAACAAGTATGCCCCTTTTTTTAAGCCATGCGAAGATATAATCACACCCTTTTGGCCAAATTCATCAATTCTTGAAAAAAGGGTGAGGTTACTATTGGTAACATTAAGCTTTAGGTAGCCCCACAACTAATTCGTGATGCAACGAGTCTCAAATGTGAAGGTTTAAGGGTGGTCAAGAAAAGTTGCAGTGACTACAAGTTGTTCATCAAGAAGTTCTTTGAGAAGGGAGAAAAGCCAATTCACCAACGAAATGGGT contains these protein-coding regions:
- the LOC131059555 gene encoding putative 12-oxophytodienoate reductase 11 is translated as MNGSTGSDLMFPFKMGPFHLSHRVVLAPMTRCRALNTIPQPAHVTYYSQRTTPGGLLITEAVSVGDRGFGFPHSPGIFTDEQIHAWKAVVDAVHARGGIIFCQIWHVGRASHKVYQPNGDSPVSSTSRKISDDWKIQMLGGTLENYSTPRALATSEIKVIVQQFREAARNAMIAGFDGVEIHAGHGYLIDQFMKNKINDRMDEYGGSIENRCRFALEILSAVTEEIGTERTAIRISPVVDHLDALDSDPMALGLYLAAKLNHFGLCYMHLTQPRYNARKVKKEDLPSFHDCHSLMRNAYKGTLMSTGGYTRESGMAAIRNGEADLISYGRLFISNPDLPWRFRLGAVKLNKYDRATFYTHDQVVGYTDYPFLYLEDDKRGRQRSKMISNEGSLCLRSAL